A section of the Candidatus Limnocylindrales bacterium genome encodes:
- the glsA gene encoding glutaminase A produces the protein MSTAAATRPLASSPIRLYLERVHAELAPIDDGAVASYIPELTKADPSWFGIAVATTDGAVYEVGDTRIPFTIQSISKPLVYGLALEDRGKEGVLRKIGVEPTGDAFNSISLQPGSGRPLNPMINAGAITAASLVAGRSEPDRFERILALFSMYAGRLLDLDDAVYQSEKETGHRNRAIGHMLRNFDIVSDNPDPALDLYFRQCSVRVECRDLAMMAATLAAGGTNPVTRERVVSPAIVRDLLCVMTTCGMYDYAGEWVYRVGMPAKSGVGGGIMAVLPGRLGIGVFSPRLDARGNSVRGVLACERLSRDWGLHFLTPPRSSMATVRAEYSLSSVRSKRRRRSRELEVFAEHGHRARVLELHGDVDFAAAETISRHLLAGVEASLFVILDFKRVESIDSSAMHLLVDLMRTMARVGTRTILTGTQTVHAFVRHAEEQLGGENTAGVRTFPQLESGIEWCENTLIDQVAPGLGADKPCELPHQQICTGMKSDDIEKLAAYVERASFARGAMIVRKGDEADRLFFIVSGECSATLDLASGQQKRLSTIAPGMAFGEAGVLQGGKRTADVRADRKLECLILTREAFDRMGRDDPGLQNALLRGLLRVSSAITDRLSGEVVALSA, from the coding sequence GTGTCCACAGCTGCTGCGACCCGACCCCTCGCATCCTCTCCGATCCGGCTCTATCTCGAGCGTGTCCACGCCGAGCTTGCCCCGATCGACGACGGCGCGGTCGCGTCCTACATTCCCGAGCTCACCAAAGCCGACCCGTCGTGGTTCGGGATCGCCGTCGCGACTACCGACGGTGCGGTCTACGAAGTCGGCGACACGCGCATCCCGTTCACGATCCAGTCGATCTCCAAGCCGCTCGTCTACGGGCTTGCGCTCGAGGACCGCGGCAAAGAAGGCGTGCTGCGCAAGATCGGCGTCGAGCCGACCGGCGACGCGTTCAATTCGATCAGCCTGCAGCCGGGATCCGGCCGTCCGCTCAACCCGATGATCAACGCGGGTGCGATCACGGCCGCGTCGCTCGTCGCCGGGCGCTCGGAGCCCGATCGTTTCGAACGCATCCTCGCGCTGTTCTCGATGTATGCGGGCCGCCTGCTCGACCTCGACGACGCGGTCTACCAGTCCGAGAAGGAGACCGGGCATCGCAACCGCGCGATCGGCCACATGCTGCGCAACTTCGACATCGTCAGCGACAATCCGGATCCGGCGCTCGACCTCTACTTCCGGCAGTGCTCGGTGCGAGTCGAATGCCGCGATCTCGCGATGATGGCGGCGACGCTCGCGGCCGGCGGCACCAATCCGGTCACGCGCGAACGCGTGGTTTCGCCGGCCATCGTGCGCGACCTGCTGTGCGTGATGACGACGTGCGGAATGTACGACTACGCCGGCGAATGGGTCTACCGCGTCGGTATGCCGGCCAAGAGCGGCGTCGGCGGCGGCATCATGGCGGTGCTTCCCGGGCGGCTCGGGATCGGCGTGTTCTCGCCGCGGCTCGATGCGCGCGGCAACAGCGTCCGCGGCGTGCTCGCGTGCGAGCGTCTTTCGCGCGACTGGGGCCTGCACTTTCTGACGCCGCCGCGCTCGTCGATGGCGACGGTGCGCGCCGAGTACTCGCTGTCGAGCGTGCGTTCCAAGCGCCGCCGCCGTTCGCGCGAGCTCGAAGTCTTTGCCGAGCACGGCCACCGCGCGCGCGTGCTCGAGCTTCACGGCGACGTCGATTTTGCCGCCGCCGAGACCATCAGCCGCCATCTGCTTGCCGGAGTCGAAGCATCGCTGTTCGTGATCCTCGACTTCAAGCGCGTCGAGAGCATCGATTCGTCGGCGATGCATCTTCTCGTCGATCTCATGCGCACGATGGCACGCGTCGGAACACGCACGATCCTTACCGGAACCCAGACCGTCCACGCGTTCGTGCGCCACGCCGAGGAGCAGCTCGGAGGCGAGAACACGGCGGGCGTGCGCACGTTCCCGCAGCTCGAGAGCGGCATCGAGTGGTGCGAGAACACATTGATCGACCAGGTGGCGCCGGGCCTCGGCGCGGACAAACCGTGCGAGCTGCCGCATCAGCAGATCTGCACGGGAATGAAATCCGACGACATCGAGAAGCTCGCCGCCTACGTCGAGCGCGCGAGCTTCGCGCGCGGCGCAATGATCGTCCGCAAAGGCGACGAGGCCGACCGCCTGTTCTTCATCGTGTCCGGCGAATGCAGCGCAACGCTCGACCTCGCGAGCGGACAGCAGAAGCGCCTGTCGACGATCGCACCCGGCATGGCGTTCGGCGAAGCCGGCGTGCTCCAGGGCGGCAAGCGGACCGCCGACGTGCGCGCCGACCGCAAGCTCGAATGCCTGATCCTGACGCGCGAGGCGTTCGATCGCATGGGGCGTGACGATCCGGGCCTTCAGAACGCGCTGCTGCGCGGGTTGCTGCGCGTCTCGAGCGCAATCACCGACCGGCTCAGCGGCGAGGTGGTCGCACTGTCCGCGTGA
- a CDS encoding CocE/NonD family hydrolase → MKKMIAAVAALSIASMADPASADITSIFGGTVVCTVQADANAGERHCSGIFTSFDGAPIDVNVAFPPAPAAGPDGNFPIVGVFHGWGGAKISLTSDSMQQWLDNGYAVFSMSDRGWGNSCGATDPKRLMPGVCDNGYNHLMDTRYEVRDAQEVFEALADQAASGGSGEGLIDPQKIASMGSSYGGGISMALGALRNRKMMGAHEGSPNADGHLVPWVSPGGKAMQIAAAQPDIPWTDMAYALTPNGHTLDYVADARYDARGRGGVMKQSFVAGLYALGLAGSNYAPTGQDEDADLTKWFTVTNAGEPYDDNPVLLDTVDELTRHHSSYYIDDSVAPAPMLISNGFTDDLFPPDEAIRYYNRTRTNHPGTPISLMFGDHGHQRGQNKVEDTAFRNSQLHEWFDFYVKGDGAAPFDGVQTVTQVCDGPSAGPFQAPTWAALAPGEVRIESAAQQIIADDVPTDEQVGQAFDPISGSGACATAPADDQTGAATYRGEPAPAAGYTLMGSATIVADILSPGSTSQVAARLLDVDPVAGTETLVARGLYRPEINTVASCQVFQLHPNGWKFREGHIPKLELLPADQPYGRNSNGQLPVTVTNLRLRLPVLEAPDGGLIDAPSGKVLPNGYAFGPDETAGVDYTCAQARTPLSLTLSRVNVRAEKSAGSADGRVDAKGSFDASPEFSAPPPFNVRIQDAAGLDVSHTFGSCRTTAKGKITCRDTVADADYRATLTPKDGLMLLKLSLRGQPIDAPFTGPVTVTLLHNSAVERSGSISDCTASDTALKCRQ, encoded by the coding sequence ATGAAGAAGATGATCGCGGCAGTCGCCGCGCTTTCGATCGCATCCATGGCCGATCCGGCGTCGGCCGACATCACCAGTATTTTCGGCGGCACGGTCGTCTGCACCGTCCAGGCCGACGCCAACGCCGGCGAGCGCCACTGCTCGGGAATCTTCACGAGCTTCGACGGCGCACCGATCGACGTGAACGTTGCGTTTCCGCCCGCGCCGGCTGCGGGCCCCGACGGCAACTTCCCGATCGTCGGTGTGTTCCATGGCTGGGGCGGCGCGAAGATCTCGCTGACATCCGATTCGATGCAGCAGTGGCTCGACAACGGCTACGCCGTGTTCTCGATGAGCGATCGCGGCTGGGGAAACTCGTGCGGCGCGACCGACCCGAAGCGTCTCATGCCCGGCGTCTGCGACAACGGCTACAACCACCTGATGGATACGCGCTACGAAGTGCGCGATGCGCAGGAAGTGTTCGAAGCGCTCGCCGACCAGGCGGCGTCCGGCGGATCCGGAGAAGGCCTCATCGATCCGCAGAAGATCGCGTCGATGGGCAGCTCGTACGGCGGCGGCATCTCGATGGCGCTCGGCGCACTCAGGAACCGCAAGATGATGGGCGCGCACGAAGGCTCGCCGAACGCCGACGGCCATCTCGTGCCGTGGGTGAGCCCCGGCGGAAAGGCAATGCAGATCGCGGCGGCGCAGCCCGACATCCCGTGGACCGACATGGCATATGCGCTCACGCCGAACGGTCATACCCTCGATTACGTTGCCGACGCACGGTACGACGCGCGCGGCCGCGGCGGCGTAATGAAGCAGTCGTTCGTCGCCGGCCTCTACGCGCTCGGCCTTGCCGGCAGCAACTACGCACCGACCGGCCAGGACGAAGATGCCGATCTGACCAAATGGTTCACCGTCACCAACGCCGGCGAGCCGTACGACGACAATCCGGTGCTGCTCGACACCGTCGACGAGCTGACGCGCCACCATTCGAGCTATTACATCGACGATTCTGTCGCGCCGGCGCCGATGCTGATCTCCAACGGCTTTACCGACGACCTGTTCCCGCCGGACGAAGCGATCCGCTACTACAATCGCACGCGCACGAACCATCCGGGCACGCCGATCTCGCTGATGTTCGGCGATCACGGTCACCAGCGCGGACAGAACAAGGTGGAAGACACCGCGTTCCGCAATTCCCAGCTTCACGAGTGGTTCGACTTCTACGTCAAAGGCGACGGCGCCGCGCCGTTCGATGGCGTGCAGACGGTGACGCAGGTCTGCGACGGCCCGTCGGCTGGTCCGTTCCAGGCGCCGACGTGGGCTGCGCTCGCGCCGGGAGAAGTACGCATCGAGAGCGCCGCCCAGCAGATCATCGCCGACGACGTGCCGACCGATGAGCAGGTCGGACAGGCATTCGATCCGATCTCCGGCAGCGGTGCATGCGCGACAGCTCCGGCTGACGACCAGACCGGCGCCGCGACGTATCGCGGCGAGCCGGCACCGGCGGCAGGTTACACGCTGATGGGATCGGCAACGATCGTTGCCGACATCCTTTCGCCGGGTTCCACGTCGCAGGTCGCTGCACGTCTGCTCGATGTCGATCCCGTGGCGGGAACCGAAACGCTGGTCGCGCGCGGCCTGTATCGTCCGGAGATCAACACGGTAGCGTCATGCCAGGTGTTCCAGCTTCATCCGAACGGATGGAAGTTCCGCGAAGGTCACATTCCGAAGCTCGAGCTGCTTCCGGCGGATCAGCCGTACGGTCGCAACTCGAACGGCCAACTGCCGGTTACGGTGACGAACCTGCGCCTGCGGCTGCCGGTGCTCGAGGCGCCGGACGGCGGTCTCATCGATGCACCGTCCGGTAAGGTCCTTCCAAATGGATACGCATTCGGTCCCGACGAGACCGCAGGAGTCGACTACACGTGCGCGCAGGCGCGCACGCCGCTCAGCCTGACGCTCTCGCGCGTGAACGTGCGTGCGGAAAAGAGCGCCGGCTCCGCGGACGGGCGCGTCGATGCAAAGGGTTCGTTCGACGCGTCGCCCGAGTTCAGCGCGCCGCCGCCGTTCAACGTCCGCATCCAGGACGCTGCCGGTCTCGACGTGTCGCACACGTTCGGAAGCTGCCGCACGACAGCGAAGGGCAAGATCACCTGCCGCGACACGGTCGCGGACGCGGATTACCGCGCAACGCTGACGCCGAAGGACGGGCTCATGCTGCTGAAGCTGTCGCTTCGCGGCCAGCCGATCGATGCGCCGTTTACCGGCCCGGTGACGGTGACGCTGCTGCACAATTCGGCGGTCGAGCGTTCCGGCAGCATTTCGGACTGCACTGCGTCCGACACCGCGCTCAAGTGCAGGCAGTAG
- a CDS encoding nitroreductase family protein: MDFREAIETTGTCRFFRPDPVPEDVLKRVLDAARYAPTGGNRQGVRFVAVRDDAKRRALAGLYLPLWQQYASRAVVKPGAPLPRLLENADHMAKHLHEVPVLVVVCAQTADLMATDRHLDRVSVVAGASIYPSVQNFLLAARTEGLGTALTTLLCAVEPKVKELLAIPDYVATAAMVPLGYPARDFPKKLSRRPIEELVFADTYGERLFK, encoded by the coding sequence ATGGATTTCCGAGAGGCCATCGAAACCACAGGGACCTGCCGCTTCTTCCGCCCGGATCCGGTTCCCGAGGATGTCTTGAAACGGGTGCTCGATGCCGCGCGCTACGCGCCGACGGGCGGCAACCGCCAGGGAGTTCGGTTCGTCGCAGTTCGCGACGACGCCAAGCGGCGCGCGCTCGCCGGCCTCTACCTGCCGCTGTGGCAGCAGTATGCGTCGCGGGCTGTCGTCAAACCCGGCGCGCCGCTTCCGCGGCTTCTCGAAAATGCCGACCACATGGCCAAGCACCTTCACGAAGTGCCGGTGCTGGTCGTCGTCTGCGCGCAGACGGCCGACCTGATGGCGACCGATCGTCATCTCGATCGCGTATCGGTCGTTGCCGGAGCGTCGATTTATCCGTCGGTGCAGAACTTCCTGCTCGCTGCACGCACCGAAGGTCTCGGCACCGCGCTGACTACGCTGCTGTGCGCCGTCGAGCCCAAAGTGAAGGAGCTGCTCGCGATACCCGACTACGTTGCGACCGCGGCCATGGTGCCGCTCGGATATCCGGCCCGCGACTTTCCGAAGAAGCTCTCGCGGCGACCGATCGAAGAGCTCGTCTTCGCAGATACGTACGGCGAGCGACTGTTCAAGTAG
- a CDS encoding glutathione S-transferase family protein — MHDIILHHYPISLFAEKIRCLLAYKNVPWRSVAQPNMLPKPDLAPLTGGYRKIPVMQVGADIYCDTACIARRIEQLHPDPACIPEDRWGEIGMLEDWADHRFTGQVVPSVIAELLPVLPADILEDRAKMSPMLSKQNLLAMAPHTRSQALLSLDQLDCRLSGKSFLIGDEFTLADAACYHPLWFMRHIPHLFEAVSERRALASWVDRIAAFGAGDSEAMEPSAALEIARTATPADLAPIEGRKLDGIEVGDTVSIRADDIGVEKVEGVVARVTGEEIAIRRSDPVVGEIAVHFPRSGYVIAKAA; from the coding sequence TCGCGCAGCCGAACATGCTTCCGAAGCCCGACCTTGCGCCGCTGACCGGCGGTTACCGCAAGATTCCGGTGATGCAGGTGGGCGCGGACATCTACTGCGACACCGCGTGCATCGCGCGCCGCATCGAGCAGCTTCATCCGGATCCGGCCTGCATTCCCGAAGACCGCTGGGGCGAGATCGGCATGCTCGAGGACTGGGCCGATCACCGCTTCACCGGACAGGTCGTTCCGTCGGTGATCGCCGAGCTGCTGCCGGTGCTCCCGGCCGACATCCTCGAAGACCGGGCGAAGATGTCGCCGATGCTGTCGAAGCAGAACCTGCTCGCGATGGCGCCGCATACACGCTCGCAGGCGCTGCTTTCGCTCGATCAGCTCGACTGCCGGCTCAGCGGGAAGTCGTTCCTCATCGGTGACGAGTTCACGCTGGCGGACGCGGCCTGTTACCACCCGCTCTGGTTCATGCGGCACATTCCGCATCTGTTCGAGGCGGTCAGCGAGCGGCGCGCGCTCGCGAGCTGGGTCGACAGGATCGCGGCGTTCGGCGCCGGCGACTCCGAGGCAATGGAGCCGTCGGCGGCGCTCGAAATCGCGCGCACCGCGACGCCGGCCGATCTGGCTCCGATCGAAGGCAGGAAGCTCGATGGAATCGAGGTCGGCGATACGGTCTCGATCCGCGCCGACGACATCGGAGTCGAGAAGGTCGAGGGAGTCGTCGCGCGCGTCACCGGCGAGGAGATCGCGATCCGGCGCAGCGATCCCGTGGTCGGCGAAATCGCGGTGCACTTTCCGCGATCGGGCTACGTGATCGCGAAGGCGGCGTGA